GTCTCACCTGCCCACAGCCCATTACTTATTACCTCCCTTTCTTCAAGGGTTAAACGATGATATTTGTTTTTCATAGCAAAACCTTAAATGATTTTAAAGTTTTGCGCTAGTCCTTTGAACCCAGTAGATTATGTTTTGACTTTTGCTCTGATTTTAGATAAAATATAGATAAGTTCAAAGTTTAAAGTTTAAAGTTTAAAGTTACAGTTTAAAATCAAAAATTTTGGATTTTATATTGTAATTTTGTATTTTGCATTTTAAATTTTAAATTTCATTACATATGACCTTAGATGAACGCAAAATCCGTCTAGAAAAATTAGAAAAAATCAGAGAACAGGGAATAGATCCCTATCCTTCTAAATTTGATAAAAAAAATACTTTAAAACAAGCCTTTGAATCAAAAATAGGCACTAAGGTTAAAACAGCCGGCCGTTTGATGACAATTCGTGACATGGGCAAGCTTTGCTTTTGCCACTTAATGGATGAATCTCAGAAAATGCAAATTGCTTTGCAGGCAGATAAAATTGGCAAAGAAGAATATGACTGGTTTGTTAAAAATCTGGATATAGGTGATTTTATAGGCATAGAAGGCGAAGTTTTTAAAACCCATAAAGGTGAGATTTCAATTTTAGTTTCAAAATATACATTGTTAGCAAAGGCCTTAAGGCCTTTGCCGGAAAAATGGCATGGCCTAGTTGATGAGGAATTAAGGTTAAGAAAAAGATATCTGGATTTTATAACCCATCCGGAATTAAAAGAATTATTTTACCGCAAAGCAAAATTCTGGCAGACGATGCGTAATTTTATGCTAGGCGAAGGATTTTTGGAAGTTGAAACTCCTGTTCTGGAAACTACAGCAGGCGGTGCAGATGCCGAGCCATTTGTTACTCATCATAACGCTTTAGATATGGATGTTTATTTAAGAATTTCCATGGGTGAGCTTTGGCAAAAAAGACTGATGGTGGCTGGTTTTGAAAAAACTTTTGAAATCGGCCGACAATTTCGTAATGAAGGCATGAGCCGCGAGCATTTGCAGGATTATACCCAAATGGAATGTTATATGGCCTATGCTGATTACAAAGATATGATGGTTTTGATGGAAAAAATGTATAAAAAAATTGTTAAAGAAGTTTATAATACCATGGAATTTGAAATTAATGGTTTTATGGTTGATTTTAGTAAAAAATGGGATTCTATTGATTATGTGGAAAAAATAAAAGCAGATTTTGATTTGGATGTAACTAAAGCAACTAGAGAGGCATTGGTTAAAAAATTAAAAGATTTAAAAGTTGATTTTGATGCAAATTTATCAAAGGCACGTTTAATTGATGTTCTATGGAAACAAGTCAGAAAAACTATTGCCGGCCCGGCTTTTTTGATTAATCATCCGGTTGAAGTTGCGCCATTGGCTAAACGCGATCTCAAAAATTCTGGCAGAGTCCAAGAATTTCAGATAATTTTAGGTGGTTCAGAAATGGGCAAGGGATATTCAGAGCTTAATGATCCAATTGACCAGGCTGAGCGCTTTAATGAACAGGCCAAAATGCGGGCAGCAGGGGATAAGGAAGCACAAATGCCTGATCAGGATTTTGTTGAGGCTCTAGAGTATTGTATGCCTCCGACAGCGGGCTTTGGCGTGTCAGAGCGTTTCTTTTCATTTTTAGAAAATAAAACAGCACGAGAATGCCAGATTTTTCCGTTGATGAGGCCGGAGAAATGATTTAGTGAGAAGACGGAGCTAAGCTCCGACGCTTCGGAGCTTAGCTTCGTAGCGAAGTTATTAGGATTAGATATAATTTTATGAAAGAAAAATTATCTAACGAAAAACCAAGTTTAAAAAAATTTGAATCAAAAGAAGAAGCTTATGTTTTTGAGCAGTTTCATGATGTTGGTTTTCAAATTGAAAAAATCCCTGCTTTGTATGAACGTTTAGTTGAACTAAATAGCATGCCAGATTCTCATTTTGAAGACGCTGTCAGTATGGCGAAAATTGTTGATTATTTATGGGCTGAAATAAAAGGTGAAAAAGATATTACATTTAGCAAGGATAAATTAAAATTAGCTTGTCTTTTCCATGATATTGGCAAATCCGGACCGGCCAAGGCAAGCCATAGGCAGCGTTATTTAATTGAGACATTGTTTAACCCAAAATTATTCAATCCCAAATCAGAAAAATTTAAAGGCAAGAGACCCAGGAATTTATCAATTGATGAAGCCTTAGATTCGGAAGATTTACCAGAGAAAGAAGAAATTAAGAAATATTTAGAAACATTGACTCTTCATATCTATGACCATAAATTGAAAAAGGCACAAGCAGAAAAGCTTGATTTAAAAAAACACGCCATGATTGATTTGTGGCGCGAACATGATTATTGGACAAGGGAGCTTTTGCAAGAATATATTGATGATCAGATTGATGAATCACTGGCCAAAGTTGCCAGCACCCATCATGCTTTAGACGGGCATGACCCCTGGGATATTGATGGACTGATAGCTGACGAATCCGTGGCCATTGAGGTCATTGATAGATATTTAATTTTAACATTAGTTGATAAATATCAAGCCTGGGTGGACAGATCCGGCTTGTCACATGATGAAGCAATTAAGAAAATTCATGATGAAATTAAGGACAGCAAGGATAAAGAAATAATAAATCATAACGGCGAAGTCTTTAACAAATTCAAAAAGTATCTGCAGATAATAAAAAAACATCCGGAAATTGCAGAACTAAGCCAAAAGAAACAATAAACAAAAGGCACAAAGCGCAAAAGGAGGAACTAATGTGCTTGGGAGCAGAAAAAACTGATTCATTATTTTTCGCTGGTACGGAACATCAAGTAGTTGATCTTTTGCTGGAGGACAAACAATCGATACGTGAGGTTAATGCTCTTGTTGAAACACGAGGCATTGCCTTTACTGCAAGAGTTTTAAGAATGGCCTTAAAGAAGGCGGGAAAAAGTGATGCTGAAAGAGCGATTGAAAAATTGAGATTGGCAATTAATCTTCAATTCACTCAAAAAATTGACAATCTGACAGCAGAACAATTGGGTGAATTTTCAAATTGCGCCCCAAACCTTTTTGGCATTTTAGACGCCAAAAAAGAAGAAGCTTCCCCATAAAGGAAGTTTCTTTTAAAAAGCAGAAGTTTTACGCAATCTTGGCAAAAAAGTCAATTTTTGCTAGAATTATATTATAATCCAAACCAAAAATTTATAATCTAAAATCAATAATCTATAATCTAAATTTTATGCTAGACATAAATTTTATCATAGAAAATTTAAAAATTCTTGAAAAAGTCACTAAAGACAAAGGACTTAGAATTGATTATAAGGAACTTCTAAAATTGGATGATAAACGAAGAAGTTTAATTCAGGAAATAGATGATTTGCGTCAAAAAAGAAATGCCAATGCTGATTTGCTTAAAGATCAGTCCAAGCGTTCTGCTGAATTAATAAATGAAGGCAAAGCTTTGAAAGATAAGATTGCAGCTTTAGAATCTGAATATATTAAGGTTTTAGACGAATATGACGAGATTATGCTTTTAGTGCCAAATGTAATCTCTAAAGACACGCCAATTGGCAAAGATGATAGAGATAATAAAGAAATTTCCAAGTGGGGTAAAATTCCCAAATTTAAATTTAAAATTAAAGATCATTTGCAATTAGGCAATAACTTAGACCTTTTAGATCTTGATAGGGGAGTGAAGGTTTCTGGCTTTCGCGGTTATTATTTAAAAAATGAGGGCGCGCAAATGCAGATGGCACTGTTGCTGTATACGTTTAATAAATTAATGGCAAAGGGCTTTACACCTTTTATTACCCCAACCTTAGTCAGGGAAATGGCTTTAATCGGCAGTGGACATTTCCCCTTTGGGAAAGAAGAAGTTTATCAAATTGGCAATCCAGGCAAATTAGATAGTGGCGAAGATATTAAGGAACCTTTATTTTTGGCTGGCACATCAGAGCCATCTTTAATGGCTTATCATGCCAATGAGACCCTTAAAGAAGGAGATTTGCCCAAAAAATATTGCGGTTTTTCAACCTGTTATCGTTCAGAAGTCGGCAGTTATGGCAAAGATACAAAAGGTATTTATCGCTTGCATGAATTTATGAAAATTGAACAAGTAATAATCTGCCAGGCTGACATTGATGAAGGCTTGAAATATTTCGAAGAGTTAAGAAGTATTGCCGAAGAAATTTTACAGGATTTAAAATTGCCATACCATGTAATTGCGGTTTGTACCGGCGATATGGGCGCTGGAAAATATAAAATGTATGATATTGAAACCTGGATGCCTTCAAGAAATGCCTATTCTGAAACCCATTCTGATTCATTTTTAACAGATTGGCAGGCGCGCAGGATGAATATAAAATATAAAGCGAAAGATGGAGAAACTAAATACGTTTTTTCATTAAATAATACTGCTATTGCTTCGCCAAGAATATTAATCGCACTCTGGGAAAATTATCAAAATGAAGATGGCTCAGTGACAATTCCTGCAGCCATTAGGCCGTATATGGGTAATAAAGAAATAATTTTACCCAAAGATAACTAAAGAGAGAAGGGTATCTTTTGTTCAAATGTTTAGTTTTAAAAAAAGAAAAAATTTTTTGGTCCATAAAAAATATAAGATTGAACGCCAGTCTGTTAAATATCGCAA
The sequence above is drawn from the Patescibacteria group bacterium genome and encodes:
- the lysS gene encoding lysine--tRNA ligase; translation: MTLDERKIRLEKLEKIREQGIDPYPSKFDKKNTLKQAFESKIGTKVKTAGRLMTIRDMGKLCFCHLMDESQKMQIALQADKIGKEEYDWFVKNLDIGDFIGIEGEVFKTHKGEISILVSKYTLLAKALRPLPEKWHGLVDEELRLRKRYLDFITHPELKELFYRKAKFWQTMRNFMLGEGFLEVETPVLETTAGGADAEPFVTHHNALDMDVYLRISMGELWQKRLMVAGFEKTFEIGRQFRNEGMSREHLQDYTQMECYMAYADYKDMMVLMEKMYKKIVKEVYNTMEFEINGFMVDFSKKWDSIDYVEKIKADFDLDVTKATREALVKKLKDLKVDFDANLSKARLIDVLWKQVRKTIAGPAFLINHPVEVAPLAKRDLKNSGRVQEFQIILGGSEMGKGYSELNDPIDQAERFNEQAKMRAAGDKEAQMPDQDFVEALEYCMPPTAGFGVSERFFSFLENKTARECQIFPLMRPEK
- the serS gene encoding serine--tRNA ligase, with the translated sequence MLDINFIIENLKILEKVTKDKGLRIDYKELLKLDDKRRSLIQEIDDLRQKRNANADLLKDQSKRSAELINEGKALKDKIAALESEYIKVLDEYDEIMLLVPNVISKDTPIGKDDRDNKEISKWGKIPKFKFKIKDHLQLGNNLDLLDLDRGVKVSGFRGYYLKNEGAQMQMALLLYTFNKLMAKGFTPFITPTLVREMALIGSGHFPFGKEEVYQIGNPGKLDSGEDIKEPLFLAGTSEPSLMAYHANETLKEGDLPKKYCGFSTCYRSEVGSYGKDTKGIYRLHEFMKIEQVIICQADIDEGLKYFEELRSIAEEILQDLKLPYHVIAVCTGDMGAGKYKMYDIETWMPSRNAYSETHSDSFLTDWQARRMNIKYKAKDGETKYVFSLNNTAIASPRILIALWENYQNEDGSVTIPAAIRPYMGNKEIILPKDN